The following is a genomic window from Caldilineales bacterium.
TCGATGACCGGAGGCACGTCGATGTCGGGGAGGGGGTCGGGTTGGGGGAGAGGGGCGGGCGAGGGCGGGCGCGGGGCGATGGGTTCCACCACCGGCGCCACTACCGGCGCGACCGGCAATCCCTGCCATTCGCGGGCGCAGAAGGTCTGCAAGGTCGCATAGACCGGTTTGCGGTGGCCGATGTCCAGCCCGCCGGGGCGGTAGACGCCGTAGTATTTGTCGCCGTCCAGCGGGCCAAAGTCCTGGGTGCAGAACCACACCGCCAGCTCGATCCACGGGTCCTTGAGCAGCAGTTCCAGGCCCAGCGGCAGATTGCGCGACTGGAAGTCATCCTGGCCGCCGTTGCTGTGCCAGCCTACCTCCGAGACGAAGATCGGTCGCCGGCCCCCCTCCTCGGCCTGGATGACATCTTTGACGCCCTTGAGATAGCGGGCATAGGTGATGGGCACCTGCCGGGCTTGCTGTTCCCACGGCCTGGGTCCTTCTTCGACATAAAGATGATAGCCGACGCCGTCGAAGGGGAAGGCCTTGCCGCTGGCGCCCCAGCCGAAGCGCCTCTTGCCCTCGCGATAGGTCTGGCGCAGATACTCGGCCCCGGCGTTGCGGTTGATGCCCAGCCCCTGCACCGGCCCCGAGGCCAGCCTGACCTGGCTCAGCCCCATCTCGGACTTGACCTTGTTGTAGATGCGCTCGAGGAGGATGGCGAACCAGCCCGGATGCACCCAGTTGCTCTTGCCGTGATGCCAGTCGTCCGGCTCGTTGAACGATTCCCACACGGCCACATCAGCCTGGAAGCGACGGACGATGCTGGCAAAAGTCTCGACATAACGGTCGAGCCATTCCTGCCGGAAGGCGGAATTGGCGGGTCGCTGGCGCAGGGCGTCGCCGAAGTCGGTGGGGCGCACGGCTTCGCAGTTGATCAGCCCGTAGATTTTCAGCCCCCGGCCCTTGAGCCCGGCGATGATCTGGCGGAAGCACTGTTCCCAACCGGCGTCCTCGACCGAGGCGAAGTCGCCGAGGACGAAGTTGAGCCGCACCCAGCCCACGCCGGTGTCGGCGATGAGGGCGGGGTTGGCGAGGCGCGGGCTGGGGCCGAGGCCTTCGAGCGGGTTGTTGGCGTCGATGCCGATGCGTTCGCGGGCGCGGAGGGTGTCTGGGCTGGGGATGGGCAGGGGTGGGGGGATGTGGGGGCCGATCATGGTGGGCGTCTCCTGGTGGGGGGAGGGCGGGGGTGATCCGCGAAGGACGCGAAGGGGGCGAAGGGGGGGGATCCGCGAAGGGGGCGAAGGTGGAATGTGGATCTGCGCCTATCAGGGCACTGATCTTGACGCCCAGAACGTGCATTTCGCTTCAGGGTCAGGTGCGCGAGGTGGCGCAGGGGGATGGGGTTTCGGTCAATCAGGCGGTTGTTCCGGGCACATCAGCCTCCACGCAAAGTCGTTGCTTCTTTAGCCGGAGCAGGGGGCGGCGCCATCCCCCCCAACCTCACCGCCGGATCCCCCACCACCACATAATTGCGGGCGTCGCTGTTGGCCGTCCACAGCCGCGCCAACTCCTCCGGGCGCACCGCCTCGCCCCCTTTGATCTGCTCGATGCGGTCGGCCACCTCAGTGCTCAGCTCGGCATAGCGGACGTTGAAATCCTCCGTCACCGCCCCCAGGCGCTCACCGGCGAACAACCGTTGCAAGGCGCTGTCGAAGGTTGTCTCCTGTCGCACCCCCTCCCAGATGAAACTCGCCCCCCAGGCCCGGTCCACGTGCCCCACCACCGCCAGCGCCCCGCCCCTGGGGTGGCCCAACAGCCGTTGTGGGAGGCGGGCGATAAAAGGCTCCGGCGCCACCGGGATGCGCGTCACCTGCTCCAGCCCGCCCACCTGCACCCCCGCCTCTTGCCAGGTGCGGATGGCGAACTCATCATCTTTGGGTGCGCCTGCCCCGTAGCAGGCGAAGAAGAAAGCAATCAATCCCTGCACCTGGGCGTCGTCGCCGATATCGCGCGCCGCCAGATAGTGCCCATCCCCCAGCGCACCCTCGCCCGGCCAGTCGCTGCAGATCAGCGCCCCCTGCTCCTCCCGCTGCCGCGGATGCCCCACCTGCCCGAAGCCCATCCCGTGGCTGGCGCTGAAGAGAAAGGCCGGCGTATCCTCACCGCCCAGCAGCCGGCTCAACTGCGTCTTGCTGGCCCCTTCGCCGATCCAGCTCTGCACCTGCCAGCCTTGCAAGCGCCGGCTGAAGGCAGCCGCCAGCGGATCGACGAGTTCGCCCGCGCTGAGGGCCGTGGCGCGGTCGGCGCCGTTTCTGGCCCCGAAGAAGGCCGCCTTGCGTTTCGGCGGCCCTTGCGGTTCCCCGCTTTCGGCTGCCACCAGGCTGCGGGCGTAATGCTCGTATTCCGCTGTCGTCTCGAAATGGATACGACCCACGGCATAGGCCACATCTAGCTGGTATTGGAAGCGATAGGGGATGTGGGCCGGGTCGCCGACGATGAGCAGGTAATAGGGCACCTTGCGCGGATCGACCACGCCCGGCGAGGCGTTGTTGCGGGTCAGCCAGGCATTCTTCGAGTCTCCCGGCTTGTAACGGAAGCGCGGCGAGAGACCGGCGTCGCGGTACAGCCCGCCCGCCTGCTCTCGCCGCAATCGCAACAGAGGGCCGAGCGCCTCGCGGATGGCGGCAAGCTGCGGGTCGCCCTCGGCGAAGATCACCCCCCAGCCGGCCTGGGCCAGATCGTTGGCATTCACCCCTGCCATCACCCCCCGCCAGCCCTGGCCCTCGCCCAACCCGCGTTTGCCCATCCGCAAATCCTTCAGCTCCTCCGCCGAAAGCGGCTGGCCCTGCACCAGGTC
Proteins encoded in this region:
- a CDS encoding N-acetylmuramidase domain-containing protein — its product is MIGPHIPPPLPIPSPDTLRARERIGIDANNPLEGLGPSPRLANPALIADTGVGWVRLNFVLGDFASVEDAGWEQCFRQIIAGLKGRGLKIYGLINCEAVRPTDFGDALRQRPANSAFRQEWLDRYVETFASIVRRFQADVAVWESFNEPDDWHHGKSNWVHPGWFAILLERIYNKVKSEMGLSQVRLASGPVQGLGINRNAGAEYLRQTYREGKRRFGWGASGKAFPFDGVGYHLYVEEGPRPWEQQARQVPITYARYLKGVKDVIQAEEGGRRPIFVSEVGWHSNGGQDDFQSRNLPLGLELLLKDPWIELAVWFCTQDFGPLDGDKYYGVYRPGGLDIGHRKPVYATLQTFCAREWQGLPVAPVVAPVVEPIAPRPPSPAPLPQPDPLPDIDVPPVIEPRPVVPDIDVAPIPLGATNNQVINAFNRASIALGLGNWGLMGKAGLSLGALVKDRRSPYRGPALDAIASLSAEERQQIRAALPDDVDFGFPVHDAFLARWPELSQTGLDLPAALRIDPAPDAGPAERRLAAVWNRFGFLLVEVADILKLPISIATAVLALVADRRGMDEAGRLVIRFEIDAFWDRWGQGQAEVFARHFSFDPDRPWQQHRWRPSAQAGWREVHRAQNSEWAAFRRAVSLDQAAALDATALGFPRLMGLTHAAAGYDSAKAMLDAFASHERFQALAWFDFIAGPAADSRRLQALRQGDLDVFAALHYGPAGAPRPAALLRQMVAAFERVDPLA